Proteins encoded within one genomic window of Couchioplanes caeruleus:
- a CDS encoding acyl-CoA dehydrogenase family protein encodes MHVGYTPAHVQLRRQLRAYFADLMTPSLREALTDQDGEYGDGDAYRTVVRQLGRDGWLALGWPVEHGGGGRSRMEQLVFADEAAMAGVPVPFLTLFTVGPTIMRHGTPEQRAELLPRIAAGEVHFSIGYSEPDAGTDLAALRTRAVRDGDHYVVTGQKMWTSLIQYADYVWLACRTDPEAPRHKGLSILIVPTDAPGFSWTPVRTVAGPTTSATYYADVRVPATALVGVENQGWRLITDQLNHERVALTSAAPLRRALREVADWAGQTRLGDGRRVIDQEWVRLHLARVHARTEVLKLFNWRTASDGDGTLAAAGASAGKVYGTELAVEAYRLLMEVLGPAATVRAGSPGALLHGRIERMHRASLILTFGGGTNEVQRDIIAAGPLGLPVRR; translated from the coding sequence ATGCACGTCGGATACACGCCGGCGCACGTGCAGCTGCGCCGGCAGCTTCGGGCATACTTCGCCGACCTGATGACGCCGTCGCTGCGCGAAGCACTGACCGACCAGGACGGCGAATACGGCGACGGCGACGCGTACCGGACGGTGGTGCGCCAGTTGGGCCGCGACGGCTGGCTGGCGCTCGGCTGGCCGGTGGAGCACGGCGGCGGCGGGCGGTCGCGGATGGAGCAGCTCGTCTTCGCCGACGAGGCCGCGATGGCCGGGGTGCCGGTGCCGTTCCTGACCCTCTTCACGGTCGGTCCGACGATCATGCGACACGGCACGCCCGAGCAGCGCGCCGAGCTGCTGCCGCGGATCGCCGCCGGCGAGGTCCACTTCTCGATCGGCTACTCGGAACCGGACGCCGGCACCGACCTCGCGGCGCTGCGCACCCGGGCGGTCCGCGACGGCGACCACTACGTCGTCACCGGCCAGAAGATGTGGACGAGCCTCATCCAGTACGCCGACTACGTCTGGCTCGCCTGCCGCACCGATCCGGAGGCGCCCCGCCACAAGGGTCTGTCGATCCTCATCGTGCCCACCGACGCGCCCGGCTTCTCCTGGACGCCGGTGCGCACCGTGGCCGGACCGACCACCAGCGCGACCTACTACGCCGACGTGCGGGTCCCGGCGACCGCGCTGGTGGGAGTGGAGAACCAGGGTTGGCGACTGATCACCGACCAGCTCAACCACGAGCGGGTGGCGCTCACCTCGGCCGCCCCGCTGCGCCGGGCGCTGCGCGAGGTCGCCGACTGGGCCGGCCAGACCCGGCTCGGCGACGGCCGGCGGGTGATCGACCAGGAGTGGGTGCGGCTGCATCTCGCCCGGGTGCACGCGCGGACCGAGGTGCTGAAGCTGTTCAACTGGCGCACGGCGTCCGACGGCGACGGCACGCTCGCCGCGGCCGGGGCCTCGGCCGGCAAGGTGTACGGCACCGAGCTGGCGGTCGAGGCGTACCGCCTGCTCATGGAGGTGCTCGGGCCGGCCGCCACGGTCCGGGCCGGCTCGCCCGGCGCGCTGCTGCACGGCCGGATCGAGCGCATGCACCGTGCGTCGCTGATCCTCACCTTCGGCGGCGGCACGAACGAGGTGCAGCGGGACATCATCGCGGCCGGGCCGCTCGGCCTGCCCGTGCGCCGATAG
- a CDS encoding SDR family oxidoreductase yields MADRVVLVAGVGPGLGQAVAVRAAQSGADVVLAARTESYLAEVAGKVTAAGRRALVVPTDLTDDAAAQRLADAALAEFGRVDALVNNAFVMPPMRSLGRVDLDDLRAGFETNVLAALRLTRLLTPALVAAGGSVVMVNSAVLRHSRRPFGPYKLSKVGLLAVAQNLAGELGPHGVRVNSVAPGWIWADSLRAWFEYQAAERGVPAQQIYDETAATTDLRRLPEPDEIADAVLFLASDLARGITGQCLDVNCGEFHH; encoded by the coding sequence ATGGCGGACAGAGTCGTGCTGGTCGCCGGGGTCGGGCCGGGGCTGGGTCAGGCCGTTGCCGTCCGGGCCGCGCAGTCCGGCGCCGACGTGGTCCTCGCCGCCCGCACGGAGTCCTACCTGGCCGAGGTGGCCGGGAAGGTGACCGCCGCGGGCCGCCGGGCGCTGGTCGTGCCCACCGATCTCACCGACGACGCGGCCGCCCAGCGGCTGGCCGACGCCGCGCTGGCCGAGTTCGGCCGGGTGGACGCGCTGGTGAACAACGCGTTCGTGATGCCGCCGATGCGCAGCCTGGGCCGGGTGGACCTCGACGACCTGCGGGCCGGCTTCGAGACCAACGTGCTCGCCGCGCTGCGGCTGACCCGGCTGCTCACCCCGGCCCTGGTGGCGGCCGGCGGCTCGGTGGTGATGGTCAACTCCGCGGTGCTGCGGCACTCCCGGCGCCCGTTCGGCCCGTACAAGCTCTCCAAGGTGGGGTTGCTCGCCGTCGCGCAGAACCTGGCCGGCGAGCTCGGCCCGCACGGCGTACGGGTGAACTCGGTGGCCCCCGGCTGGATCTGGGCGGACAGCCTGCGGGCCTGGTTCGAGTACCAGGCCGCCGAGCGGGGGGTGCCGGCGCAGCAGATCTACGACGAGACCGCGGCCACCACCGACCTGCGCCGGCTGCCGGAGCCGGACGAGATCGCCGACGCCGTCCTCTTCCTCGCCTCCGACCTCGCCCGCGGCATCACCGGCCAGTGCCTCGACGTGAACTGCGGAGAGTTCCACCACTGA
- a CDS encoding acetyl-CoA C-acetyltransferase, which translates to MEAFLVGAVRTPVGRRGGGLAAVHPADLGAHVISALLTRTGADPAAVDDVVLGCVDTIGPQSGDIARTSWLAAGLPEHVPGVTVDRQCGSAQQAVHFAAQAVLSGTADLVVAGGVQSMSQVPIGSAMAPHGPYAGSAGWAARYGDQEISQFRSADEIAAKWGLTRGDLDEYALTSHRRAIRAIDEGRFAAEIAPLGGCGTDEGPRRDTSAARMAALAPLRPDGATTAATSSQLADGAAALLVASEAAVRTHGLHPRARIHHISARGGDPVLMLTAPFEATAHALRRAGMAIADIDLCEVNEAFAAVVLAWLRETGADPERVNVNGGAIALGHPLGATGARLLTSLLHELERTGGRYGLLTMCEGGGQANVTVIERC; encoded by the coding sequence GTGGAGGCGTTTCTGGTCGGTGCTGTCCGTACCCCCGTCGGCCGCCGCGGCGGCGGGCTGGCCGCGGTCCACCCGGCGGATCTCGGCGCGCACGTCATCTCCGCGCTGCTGACGCGCACGGGGGCCGATCCGGCCGCCGTCGACGACGTCGTCCTCGGCTGCGTGGACACGATCGGCCCGCAGTCCGGCGACATCGCCCGGACGAGCTGGCTCGCCGCGGGCCTGCCCGAGCACGTGCCCGGCGTGACGGTCGACCGGCAGTGCGGCTCCGCCCAGCAGGCGGTCCACTTCGCCGCGCAGGCGGTCCTGAGCGGCACCGCCGACCTGGTGGTGGCCGGCGGCGTGCAGAGCATGAGCCAGGTGCCGATCGGCAGCGCCATGGCGCCGCACGGGCCGTACGCGGGTTCGGCCGGATGGGCCGCCCGCTACGGCGACCAGGAGATCTCGCAGTTCCGCAGCGCCGACGAGATCGCCGCGAAGTGGGGCCTGACCCGCGGCGACCTCGACGAGTACGCACTGACCAGCCACCGGCGGGCGATCCGCGCGATCGACGAGGGCCGGTTCGCCGCCGAGATCGCGCCGCTGGGCGGGTGCGGCACCGACGAGGGCCCGCGCCGGGACACCTCGGCCGCGCGGATGGCCGCGCTGGCACCGCTGCGCCCGGACGGCGCCACCACCGCGGCCACGTCGAGCCAGCTCGCCGACGGTGCCGCCGCGCTGCTCGTCGCCTCCGAGGCCGCCGTACGCACGCACGGCCTGCACCCCCGCGCCCGGATCCACCACATCTCCGCCCGCGGCGGCGATCCCGTGCTGATGCTCACCGCCCCGTTCGAGGCGACCGCCCATGCGCTGCGCCGCGCCGGCATGGCGATCGCGGACATCGACCTGTGCGAGGTCAACGAGGCGTTCGCCGCCGTGGTGCTCGCCTGGCTGCGGGAGACCGGCGCCGACCCGGAGCGCGTCAACGTCAACGGCGGCGCGATCGCGCTCGGGCATCCGCTCGGCGCCACCGGCGCCCGGCTGCTCACCTCCCTGCTGCACGAGCTGGAGCGCACCGGAGGGCGCTACGGCCTGCTGACCATGTGCGAGGGCGGGGGACAGGCGAACGTCACCGTCATCGAGCGCTGCTGA
- a CDS encoding TIGR03619 family F420-dependent LLM class oxidoreductase, whose product MKFTLGIALNPLDQLIELARTAEECGFSAIALPDSLFYGEHAGAAYPYTSDGRRFWTADTPWADPMVTAGALGAVTERIRFYTQVLKLGPRNPVLLARQVGSVANLTGNRFGLGVGLGWNPEESLWCGAPFTERAGRADEAIEVLRLILGGGMVEYHGKHFDFGRLQMSPAPSEPVPIYVGGHAEPALRRAARTGDGWTSAMIRFDDLSEIIARLSRLRTEYGRDGEPFEIQAVCVDAAGLDGFRRQADIGVTDAIVMPWIAEGTGFDAPVAAKKDALRRFADQIIGRMG is encoded by the coding sequence ATGAAGTTCACCCTCGGCATCGCGCTGAACCCACTGGACCAGCTCATCGAGCTCGCCCGGACCGCCGAGGAGTGCGGCTTCTCGGCGATCGCCCTGCCCGACTCCCTCTTCTACGGTGAGCACGCCGGCGCGGCCTATCCGTACACCTCGGACGGCCGGCGGTTCTGGACCGCCGACACGCCCTGGGCCGACCCGATGGTCACCGCCGGGGCGCTGGGCGCGGTCACCGAGCGGATCCGCTTCTATACCCAGGTGCTCAAGCTCGGGCCGCGCAATCCGGTGCTGCTGGCGCGCCAGGTGGGCTCGGTGGCGAACCTGACCGGCAACCGGTTCGGCCTCGGCGTCGGGCTCGGCTGGAATCCCGAGGAGTCGCTGTGGTGCGGCGCCCCGTTCACCGAGCGGGCGGGCCGGGCCGACGAGGCGATCGAGGTGCTGCGGCTCATCCTCGGCGGCGGCATGGTGGAGTACCACGGCAAGCACTTCGACTTCGGCCGGTTGCAGATGAGCCCCGCGCCGAGCGAGCCGGTCCCGATCTACGTGGGAGGCCACGCCGAGCCGGCGCTGCGCCGCGCGGCGCGCACCGGCGACGGCTGGACCTCGGCCATGATCCGCTTCGACGACCTGTCGGAGATCATCGCGCGCCTGTCGCGCCTGCGCACCGAGTACGGCCGGGACGGCGAGCCGTTCGAGATCCAGGCGGTATGCGTGGACGCTGCCGGGCTCGACGGCTTCCGCCGGCAGGCCGACATCGGGGTGACCGACGCGATCGTGATGCCCTGGATCGCGGAGGGGACCGGGTTCGACGCCCCGGTGGCCGCCAAGAAGGACGCTCTGCGCCGGTTCGCGGATCAGATCATCGGCCGGATGGGCTGA
- a CDS encoding sulfotransferase family protein gives MHTTRTDVGTVEDLHASATRLTGLDDFGDDDYLDGLRVLLASYATESAFTPAGSRATRAMVRTALVSRLLSEAAWRQHPEHASVAVTRPIFVTGLPRTGTTALHRLLAADPAHQGLELWLAEAPQPRPPRQDWESHPVYSALQAGFGRHHESDPEFMGMHYTAADQVEECWRLLCQSMRSVSFECLAHIPAYSGWLATQDWTSAYRRHRRNLQLIGLPDRDRRWVLKNPSHLFALDALLAAYPDAVVIQTHRAPRTAIASVCSLNARAARGWSERFGGETVGRGQLALWSRGVRRFLADRERHAPEHFIDVGYDDFVADPIGIVAAIYDRLGRPLSPQARTAMLALHARSRSGLARPAHRYELADFGLTAAEVDEAFGDYLATYPGVSPSGR, from the coding sequence ATGCACACCACCCGCACCGACGTGGGTACGGTCGAGGACCTGCACGCCTCGGCCACCCGGCTCACCGGCCTGGACGACTTCGGCGACGACGACTACCTCGACGGTCTGCGGGTGCTGCTGGCCTCGTACGCGACGGAGAGTGCTTTCACCCCGGCCGGCAGCAGGGCGACCCGGGCGATGGTGCGCACGGCGCTGGTGTCGCGGCTGCTCAGTGAGGCGGCCTGGCGGCAGCATCCGGAGCACGCGTCGGTGGCCGTGACCCGGCCGATCTTCGTGACCGGCCTGCCGCGCACCGGTACGACGGCCCTGCACCGCCTGCTCGCCGCCGACCCGGCGCACCAGGGCCTCGAGCTCTGGCTCGCCGAGGCACCGCAGCCCCGGCCGCCCCGCCAGGACTGGGAGTCCCATCCCGTCTATTCCGCGCTGCAGGCCGGGTTCGGACGGCACCACGAGTCCGACCCGGAGTTCATGGGCATGCACTACACCGCCGCCGACCAGGTCGAGGAATGCTGGCGGCTGCTGTGCCAGTCGATGAGGTCGGTGTCCTTCGAGTGCCTGGCGCACATCCCGGCCTACTCCGGCTGGCTGGCGACGCAGGACTGGACTTCGGCCTACCGCCGGCACCGGCGGAATCTGCAGCTCATCGGCCTGCCGGACCGGGACCGCCGCTGGGTGCTGAAGAACCCCAGCCACCTGTTCGCCCTGGACGCGCTGCTCGCCGCCTATCCCGACGCCGTGGTGATCCAGACCCACCGGGCGCCGCGCACCGCGATCGCGTCGGTGTGCAGCCTCAACGCCCGGGCCGCACGCGGCTGGTCCGAGCGGTTCGGAGGCGAGACGGTCGGGCGCGGCCAGCTCGCGCTCTGGTCGCGCGGCGTACGCCGGTTCCTCGCCGACCGGGAGCGGCACGCCCCGGAGCACTTCATCGACGTCGGCTACGACGACTTCGTGGCCGATCCGATCGGGATCGTCGCGGCGATCTACGACCGGCTGGGCCGCCCGCTCAGCCCGCAGGCGCGGACCGCGATGCTGGCCCTGCACGCCCGGAGCCGCTCGGGTCTCGCCCGCCCCGCGCACCGGTACGAGCTCGCCGACTTCGGGCTTACCGCGGCCGAGGTCGACGAGGCGTTCGGTGACTATCTGGCCACCTACCCCGGCGTCAGCCCATCCGGCCGATGA
- a CDS encoding NAD(P)H-dependent flavin oxidoreductase, which yields MRTRLTELLGCRHPIVQTGMGFVSTPALVAATSGAGGFGIIASAAMSLDELRDAVREVRRHTDAPFGVNVRADIPDAADRIDLLVRERVRLASFALAPSRELIRRCADGGVLTMPSVGALRHAEKVSGWGVDAVLVQGGEGGGHTGPVPTTLLLPQVVDAVGVPVVAAGGFFDGRGLVAALAYGAAGIAMGTRFLLTSDSPVGAAVKRHYLAASVTGTVVTTRVDGVPHRVLRTPFVEALERSGRVYGLARSLRHARAFRRETGLSWAALLRTGRATRRDRGLSWAQTVMAANTPALLRTSMVQGRPESGVMPAGQVAGLIDDLPSCAELIERIMKEADDRLAVLSSAR from the coding sequence ATGAGGACCCGCCTCACCGAGCTGCTCGGCTGCCGGCACCCGATCGTGCAGACCGGCATGGGATTCGTGTCCACACCCGCGCTGGTGGCAGCCACCTCGGGCGCGGGCGGCTTCGGGATCATCGCCTCCGCCGCCATGAGCCTCGACGAGCTGCGCGACGCCGTCCGCGAGGTGCGGCGGCACACCGACGCGCCGTTCGGGGTGAACGTCCGCGCCGACATCCCGGACGCCGCGGACCGCATCGACCTGCTGGTCCGCGAGCGGGTACGGCTGGCCTCGTTCGCGCTCGCGCCGAGCCGCGAGCTGATCCGCCGCTGCGCCGACGGCGGCGTGCTCACGATGCCCTCGGTCGGCGCGCTGCGGCACGCCGAGAAGGTGAGCGGCTGGGGTGTGGACGCGGTCCTGGTGCAGGGCGGCGAGGGCGGCGGGCACACCGGGCCGGTGCCCACCACCCTGTTGCTGCCGCAGGTGGTCGACGCCGTCGGTGTGCCCGTGGTGGCGGCCGGCGGCTTCTTCGACGGCCGGGGGCTGGTGGCCGCGCTGGCGTACGGCGCCGCCGGCATCGCCATGGGCACGCGGTTTCTGCTCACCTCGGACAGCCCGGTCGGTGCGGCGGTCAAGCGCCACTACCTGGCCGCGTCGGTCACCGGCACGGTGGTCACCACCCGGGTCGACGGCGTGCCGCACCGGGTGTTGCGCACCCCGTTCGTCGAGGCGCTCGAACGCTCCGGGCGGGTCTACGGCCTGGCCCGGTCGCTGCGGCACGCGCGCGCGTTCCGGCGCGAGACCGGCCTGTCGTGGGCGGCGCTGCTGCGGACCGGTCGCGCCACCCGGCGGGACCGCGGATTGTCGTGGGCGCAGACGGTGATGGCGGCCAACACCCCGGCGCTGCTGCGGACGTCGATGGTGCAGGGCCGGCCCGAGTCCGGGGTGATGCCGGCCGGTCAGGTGGCCGGGCTCATCGACGACCTGCCGTCCTGCGCCGAGCTCATCGAGCGCATCATGAAGGAGGCGGACGACCGGCTCGCCGTGCTCAGCAGCGCTCGATGA
- a CDS encoding alcohol dehydrogenase catalytic domain-containing protein, translating into MDETMRAYRMIEWDRAPRAVEVPVPAPGAGQVLVRVAGCGLCRSDLTMRRMPRAGGERLGWTMPFTLGHETAGWVAALGAGVGGLAEGDPVALAASASCGTCWFCVRGLDNGCPHGLAGRGYGRDGGLADYVLVSGRRGLLPLGGLDPAHAGPLTDAGATAYHAVRRALPRITAGGTVAVLGAGGLGLFAVQFLRVLTAARVVAVDPGSDRRALAEEAGAVPLDGVDASTAGRLRQLTGRTGADAVLDFVGTDETIAAGVAAVRAGGAYGLVGSAGGRLTKPWFGTLPRDGEVYTFQGATIADASEVISLAGAGLIHNRVEEFAFDALDEAYARLAAGTLDGRAVIVFDR; encoded by the coding sequence GTGGACGAGACGATGCGGGCGTACCGGATGATCGAGTGGGACCGCGCGCCGAGGGCGGTCGAGGTGCCGGTGCCGGCACCGGGCGCCGGGCAGGTGCTGGTGCGGGTGGCCGGTTGCGGGCTGTGCCGGTCCGACCTGACGATGCGGCGGATGCCGCGGGCGGGCGGCGAGCGGCTGGGCTGGACGATGCCGTTCACCCTGGGCCACGAGACGGCCGGATGGGTCGCCGCACTCGGCGCCGGCGTCGGCGGCCTCGCCGAGGGTGACCCGGTCGCGCTGGCCGCCTCGGCTTCCTGCGGCACCTGCTGGTTCTGCGTCCGGGGACTGGACAACGGCTGCCCGCACGGGCTCGCCGGCCGCGGATACGGACGCGACGGCGGCCTCGCGGACTACGTCCTGGTGAGCGGCCGCCGCGGCCTGCTGCCGCTGGGCGGCCTCGACCCGGCACACGCCGGCCCGCTCACCGACGCGGGAGCCACGGCCTACCACGCGGTCCGGCGGGCGCTGCCCCGCATCACCGCCGGCGGCACCGTGGCGGTGCTGGGCGCGGGCGGGCTGGGCCTGTTCGCGGTGCAGTTCCTGCGGGTGCTGACCGCGGCCCGGGTGGTGGCCGTGGATCCCGGCAGCGACCGGCGCGCCCTCGCGGAGGAGGCCGGGGCCGTGCCGCTGGACGGCGTGGACGCCTCGACGGCCGGACGCCTGCGGCAGCTCACCGGGCGCACCGGCGCGGACGCGGTGCTCGACTTCGTCGGCACCGACGAGACCATCGCCGCGGGCGTCGCGGCGGTCCGGGCCGGCGGGGCGTACGGGCTCGTGGGATCGGCGGGCGGCCGGCTCACGAAGCCCTGGTTCGGCACGCTGCCGCGCGACGGCGAGGTCTACACCTTCCAGGGCGCCACGATCGCGGACGCGAGTGAGGTGATCTCCCTGGCCGGTGCCGGTCTGATCCACAACCGGGTCGAGGAGTTCGCGTTCGACGCACTCGACGAGGCGTACGCCCGGCTCGCGGCCGGGACCCTCGACGGTCGCGCCGTGATCGTTTTTGATCGTTAG
- a CDS encoding acyl-CoA dehydrogenase family protein codes for MDFSLSDEARELAALTRDLAASGRPLWPALADAGVLAAALPKRAGGEGYGLLEQCAILIELGRAAAAVPYLPSIVVAAGTLARFGTEEQVTEWAVPASRGEVVLTATAGTVRAERVKQGWRLDGTIPAVPAAIAASMLLVPTEAGIFLVRPDDDGVAVEEQHVAGGPGAGLLRCDGTVVPGDRLLADPAPRAWLGAYATVGTCAAQLGVVERALEMTAEYARTRVQFERPIGAFQAVAQRLADAYIDVEALRVALWQAAWRLSEHPGAAAEVATAGFWAAEAGHRVAHTAVHVHGGVGIDVEYPLHRYFLAAKYHEFLLGGATAQLLALGDTLRSPVERVGVFE; via the coding sequence GTGGACTTCTCATTGAGCGACGAGGCGCGGGAGCTGGCCGCCCTGACGCGGGACCTGGCGGCCTCCGGCCGTCCGCTGTGGCCGGCGCTGGCCGACGCCGGCGTGCTCGCCGCCGCCCTGCCCAAGCGGGCGGGCGGCGAGGGGTACGGGCTGCTGGAGCAGTGCGCCATCCTGATCGAGCTGGGTCGGGCCGCGGCCGCCGTGCCGTACCTGCCGTCGATCGTGGTGGCGGCCGGCACGCTGGCCCGGTTCGGCACCGAGGAGCAGGTGACCGAGTGGGCCGTTCCGGCGAGCCGGGGCGAGGTCGTGCTCACCGCCACGGCCGGCACGGTCCGCGCCGAGCGGGTCAAGCAGGGCTGGCGGCTGGACGGCACGATCCCGGCCGTCCCGGCCGCGATCGCCGCCAGCATGCTGCTGGTGCCGACGGAGGCGGGGATCTTCCTGGTCAGGCCGGACGACGACGGTGTCGCCGTGGAGGAACAGCACGTGGCCGGCGGCCCCGGCGCGGGCCTGCTGCGGTGCGACGGCACGGTCGTGCCCGGCGACCGGCTGCTCGCGGACCCGGCACCGAGGGCCTGGCTGGGCGCGTACGCGACGGTCGGCACGTGCGCGGCCCAGCTCGGCGTGGTGGAACGGGCCCTGGAGATGACCGCGGAGTACGCGCGTACCCGGGTCCAGTTCGAGCGGCCGATCGGGGCGTTTCAGGCCGTCGCGCAGCGGCTGGCCGACGCCTACATCGACGTCGAGGCGCTACGGGTCGCGCTCTGGCAGGCCGCCTGGCGGCTGTCCGAGCATCCGGGCGCCGCCGCCGAGGTGGCCACGGCGGGCTTCTGGGCCGCCGAGGCGGGGCATCGGGTGGCGCACACCGCGGTGCACGTCCACGGCGGCGTCGGCATCGACGTCGAATACCCGCTGCACCGGTACTTCCTCGCCGCGAAGTACCACGAGTTCCTGCTGGGCGGTGCCACGGCGCAGTTGCTGGCCCTCGGCGACACCCTGCGGTCGCCGGTCGAACGCGTGGGAGTTTTCGAATGA
- a CDS encoding NAD(P)H-dependent flavin oxidoreductase, producing the protein MRTDLCDLLGVAYPVLAFSPSEHVVAAVSRAGGLGVLGCVRFNDPAELDATLSWLDAETAGHPYGVDVVMPGHVPAEGAPADLEQLIPPGHRDFVERTLLRLGVPPLSVGEQSRSGVLGWLHSVARSHVEVALTHPVRLIANALGPPPADVVARAHERGLLVAALAGRADHARSHVAGGVDLVVAQGYEAGGHTGEIGSMVLVPEIVDAVGEQVPVLAAGGIGSGRQIAAALALGASGVWTGSVWLGTEEYRSPPALREALLRAGSGDTVRSRVYSGKPARLLRNRWTDAWTEPQAPEPLPMPLQNMLVAGAHSRLMAAGDPSVVPMPVGQIVGRMNRVRPVAEVLADLVAEADETLNRLRKLG; encoded by the coding sequence ATGCGGACTGACCTGTGCGACCTGCTCGGCGTCGCGTACCCGGTCCTCGCCTTCAGCCCCTCCGAGCACGTGGTGGCGGCCGTCAGCCGGGCCGGCGGCCTCGGCGTGCTGGGCTGCGTGCGCTTCAACGACCCCGCCGAGCTGGACGCCACCCTGTCGTGGCTGGACGCCGAGACGGCCGGCCACCCGTACGGCGTGGATGTGGTGATGCCCGGTCACGTCCCGGCCGAGGGCGCCCCGGCCGACCTGGAGCAGCTGATCCCACCGGGTCACCGCGACTTCGTGGAGCGGACCCTGCTGCGGCTCGGCGTGCCTCCGCTGTCCGTCGGGGAGCAGAGCCGTTCCGGCGTGCTCGGATGGCTGCACTCGGTGGCGCGCTCGCACGTCGAGGTGGCGCTGACCCACCCGGTGCGGCTGATCGCCAACGCCCTCGGCCCGCCACCGGCCGACGTCGTCGCCCGCGCGCACGAGCGCGGGCTGCTGGTCGCCGCGCTGGCCGGGCGGGCGGACCACGCCCGCAGCCACGTGGCCGGCGGCGTCGACCTCGTCGTGGCCCAGGGGTACGAGGCCGGCGGGCACACCGGCGAGATCGGCAGCATGGTGCTGGTGCCGGAGATCGTCGACGCGGTAGGGGAGCAGGTACCGGTCCTGGCCGCGGGTGGCATCGGCAGCGGCCGGCAGATCGCCGCCGCACTGGCCCTCGGTGCGAGCGGCGTGTGGACCGGCTCGGTCTGGCTCGGCACCGAGGAGTATCGCAGCCCACCCGCCCTGCGCGAGGCGCTGCTGCGGGCCGGCTCCGGCGACACGGTCCGCAGCCGGGTCTACTCGGGCAAGCCGGCCCGCCTGCTGCGCAACCGCTGGACCGACGCCTGGACCGAGCCCCAGGCGCCGGAGCCGCTGCCGATGCCGCTGCAGAACATGCTGGTCGCCGGCGCGCACTCCCGGCTCATGGCGGCCGGGGACCCGAGCGTCGTGCCGATGCCGGTGGGTCAGATCGTGGGCCGGATGAACCGGGTCCGGCCGGTCGCCGAGGTGCTGGCCGACCTGGTCGCCGAGGCGGACGAGACGCTGAACCGCCTGCGGAAACTCGGTTAG
- a CDS encoding CoA-transferase subunit beta, with translation MSAPTRAEVCVVACAETWRGDGAILAGPMALIPRLGARLAQLTFAPDLVLSDGEAALVHGDAVEGWLPYRAVFQVVASGRRHAMMGASQLDRHGNQNISCIGDWSRPSRQLLGVRGAPGNTVNHVVSYWVPRHSPRIFVERVDMVCGIGYDRAAELGAPANRFHEIRTVVTDLAVLDFATPDRRMRLRSVHPGVTAAEVARATGFPLAAPADVPQTRPPTTEELALIRDRLDPDGLRERELR, from the coding sequence CCTCGCCGGCCCCATGGCGCTCATCCCCCGCCTCGGCGCCCGGCTGGCGCAGCTCACCTTCGCCCCGGACCTCGTGCTGAGCGACGGTGAGGCGGCCCTCGTGCACGGCGACGCGGTCGAGGGCTGGCTGCCGTACCGCGCGGTGTTCCAGGTGGTGGCCTCGGGCCGGCGGCACGCGATGATGGGGGCGAGCCAGCTCGACCGCCACGGCAACCAGAACATCTCCTGCATCGGCGACTGGTCCCGGCCGAGCCGTCAACTCCTCGGCGTTCGCGGCGCGCCCGGCAACACCGTCAACCACGTCGTCAGCTACTGGGTGCCGCGGCATTCCCCGCGGATCTTCGTGGAGCGGGTCGACATGGTGTGCGGCATCGGCTACGACCGGGCCGCGGAACTCGGCGCGCCGGCCAACCGGTTCCACGAGATCCGTACGGTGGTCACCGATCTCGCCGTCCTGGACTTCGCGACCCCGGACCGCCGCATGCGGCTGCGCTCGGTGCACCCCGGCGTCACCGCGGCCGAGGTCGCACGGGCCACGGGCTTCCCGCTCGCCGCGCCGGCCGACGTGCCGCAGACCCGGCCGCCCACCACGGAGGAGCTGGCGCTGATCCGGGACCGTCTGGACCCGGACGGGTTGCGGGAGAGGGAACTGCGATGA